The following proteins are encoded in a genomic region of Methylococcales bacterium:
- a CDS encoding cytochrome ubiquinol oxidase subunit I, whose amino-acid sequence MISESVIELTHWQFALSSLSNFLFLPLVLGLSLMVAIMETIYLLTGRIVYKEMTRFWGELLAVSFVLSLITSLMTALQLGKNESYLAYYIGDILGSAFIIERVILLFLEATFIGLFILGWDRLTKGQHLLITWLVTLSSLISVSWLLLESSWMQTPIASTFNHETMRMEFSQFSELIGNIPLSGPLFQTLVIAYLLTATFVLAISAYYLLNKQKVEFAHSSFKFAASLGLVALLLVITFGYGKNVENKPYTTEQLTQLLETNRQRIHNGIKAHQLLDQLRDTDSDPKILVEFNRYKKDLGYGLLLKRSLDDILKATEKQVELAAQFAVPTNVYPSKVFKLMLISQFISLIIFICAMIFSVIIKSYQPWLLKLSLYSLPLSWLTYAVALVISEITHQPWAVNGILPIFLSPSSLVESDLWFSLIGYFLTYTSLLIGAGFLFLNLIKHRPNYEPSPKVDD is encoded by the coding sequence ATGATTTCAGAAAGCGTTATTGAGCTTACGCATTGGCAATTTGCACTTAGCTCGTTGTCTAATTTTTTATTTCTTCCTTTAGTTTTAGGATTATCGCTCATGGTCGCGATCATGGAAACTATTTATCTGCTTACAGGACGGATAGTTTATAAGGAAATGACCCGTTTTTGGGGGGAACTTTTAGCGGTTAGTTTTGTACTAAGCTTGATAACGAGTCTAATGACCGCGCTTCAACTGGGTAAAAATGAGTCCTATTTAGCCTATTATATCGGCGATATTTTAGGCTCAGCTTTTATAATAGAACGAGTCATTCTATTATTTTTAGAAGCAACGTTCATCGGCTTATTTATTTTAGGGTGGGATAGGTTAACGAAAGGACAGCATTTATTGATTACTTGGTTAGTCACTTTAAGTTCACTTATATCCGTATCGTGGCTATTACTGGAAAGTAGCTGGATGCAAACCCCCATAGCGTCTACCTTTAATCATGAAACCATGCGAATGGAATTCAGCCAATTTAGTGAGTTAATCGGAAATATACCCCTTAGCGGGCCTTTATTTCAAACACTGGTCATCGCTTATCTGCTAACGGCTACCTTTGTTTTAGCGATTAGTGCTTATTACTTATTAAATAAACAAAAAGTAGAATTTGCACACTCATCATTTAAGTTTGCAGCCAGTCTTGGCTTAGTTGCCCTTTTATTAGTCATCACTTTCGGCTATGGCAAAAATGTTGAGAATAAACCCTATACCACGGAACAATTGACCCAATTACTCGAAACTAATCGCCAAAGAATTCATAATGGTATTAAGGCGCATCAGTTACTAGACCAACTACGCGATACTGATTCTGACCCAAAAATATTAGTGGAATTTAATCGCTATAAAAAAGACCTCGGTTATGGTTTATTGCTGAAACGCTCTCTTGATGACATTTTAAAGGCGACCGAAAAACAGGTTGAATTAGCCGCTCAATTTGCTGTTCCAACAAACGTTTATCCCTCAAAGGTCTTTAAACTGATGCTGATCAGTCAATTTATCAGTTTAATTATTTTTATTTGTGCCATGATTTTCAGCGTCATCATCAAATCGTATCAACCTTGGTTACTCAAACTAAGCCTTTATAGCTTACCTTTATCATGGCTTACGTATGCCGTAGCACTCGTTATCAGTGAAATAACCCACCAACCTTGGGCTGTTAACGGTATTTTACCGATCTTTTTAAGCCCTTCGTCCTTAGTAGAGTCTGATTTATGGTTTTCCTTAATAGGTTATTTTCTAACCTATACATCCCTCCTTATCGGGGCTGGTTTTTTATTCTTAAACCTCATTAAACATCGTCCTAATTATGAACCATCACCTAAGGTAGACGATTAA
- the holA gene encoding DNA polymerase III subunit delta has protein sequence MRLNLTQLKADLNKGLKPIYLVTGDEPLQVAEATDKIRLIAKKIAYLDREIFSVEGNFNWNQIKDATDNLSIFADKKIIDLRVPSGKFGAEGSKIITEYCQHPIDNTLLLISTAKLSAASLKSRWVKAIEKLGVVVQIWPLTGQDLLHWLQQRLSKRGLQLERETIQLLASRVEGNLLAANQEIEKLYILYGSGSLTRLQVQTVVADSSRFDVFNLTEAMLSGRVNRMIKILRGLQAEGIVAPIVLWALSRECRCLLELKTAANKEKIFRKYQVWDKRKQHMNQALTRLKLTDLQHAFMLSAKADRQIKGQQTGDNWETLLEICLQLAAVKITPEI, from the coding sequence ATGCGTTTAAATTTAACGCAATTAAAGGCGGACTTAAATAAGGGCTTAAAACCCATCTATTTGGTTACAGGGGATGAACCGTTACAAGTCGCAGAAGCGACCGATAAAATTCGCCTCATAGCGAAAAAAATCGCCTATTTAGACCGTGAAATATTTTCAGTTGAAGGTAATTTTAACTGGAATCAAATTAAAGATGCTACGGATAACCTATCAATTTTTGCTGATAAAAAAATTATTGATTTAAGGGTTCCCTCAGGTAAATTTGGCGCAGAAGGTTCAAAAATAATCACTGAATATTGTCAGCACCCCATTGATAACACGTTACTACTTATTAGTACGGCTAAATTATCCGCCGCTTCTTTAAAATCACGTTGGGTTAAAGCGATTGAAAAACTAGGGGTTGTCGTACAAATTTGGCCTCTGACGGGACAAGATTTACTCCATTGGTTACAGCAACGGCTCTCAAAACGAGGCTTACAACTTGAACGCGAAACCATTCAACTACTCGCCTCACGAGTCGAGGGGAACTTATTGGCGGCCAATCAAGAAATTGAAAAATTATATATTCTCTATGGTTCAGGCTCATTAACCCGTTTACAAGTACAAACTGTGGTGGCGGATAGTTCGCGTTTTGATGTTTTTAATTTAACCGAAGCCATGCTCTCTGGCCGGGTTAATCGGATGATAAAAATATTGCGTGGCTTGCAAGCAGAAGGCATTGTCGCCCCTATTGTTTTATGGGCCTTAAGTCGTGAATGTCGTTGTCTTTTAGAGCTTAAAACGGCTGCTAATAAAGAAAAAATTTTTAGAAAATATCAAGTTTGGGATAAACGTAAGCAACACATGAATCAAGCCTTAACCCGTTTAAAGTTAACAGACTTGCAACACGCGTTTATGCTGAGTGCAAAAGCTGATCGTCAAATTAAAGGTCAGCAAACGGGGGATAATTGGGAAACATTATTAGAAATTTGCTTACAGCTTGCGGCTGTAAAAATAACGCCCGAAATTTAA
- the nadA gene encoding quinolinate synthase NadA, producing MTTTALPIQNYALLSDDECDKRIIAAKEQLGAHCIILGHHYQRDSVFKYADISGDSLKLSREAAQSDAEYIVFCGVHFMAEVADILSRPEQKAILPDMAAGCSMADMANKVNVQRCWDELAQVIDVENEVTPITYINSAADLKAFCGQHEGIVCTSSNAGKILEWSFSKRNKILFFPDQHLGRTSAYQMGIPLSEMVVWDFDKPLGGLTADEIKKAKMILWKGYCSVHQVFQPEHIDEFLIRYPETKVIAHPEACFDVCQKADYIGSTETILKIVREAPANSRWLVATELNLVNRLHNECKAEGKNVHFMSTTLSMCSTMFRTDPPHLLWVLENLVKGVVVNQIKVDPQQAKLAKKALNNMLSIL from the coding sequence ATGACAACCACCGCCCTACCGATACAAAATTACGCCTTATTAAGCGATGACGAATGTGATAAGCGTATTATTGCTGCCAAAGAACAATTGGGGGCGCATTGTATTATTTTAGGACATCATTATCAACGTGATTCTGTTTTTAAATATGCCGATATTTCAGGGGACTCGTTAAAATTATCACGCGAAGCCGCGCAGTCAGATGCTGAATATATTGTTTTTTGTGGGGTGCATTTTATGGCCGAAGTCGCTGATATTTTATCGCGTCCTGAACAAAAAGCTATTTTACCTGATATGGCTGCAGGGTGTTCAATGGCGGATATGGCGAATAAAGTGAATGTTCAGCGGTGTTGGGATGAATTAGCCCAAGTCATTGATGTGGAAAACGAAGTAACCCCGATTACTTATATTAACTCCGCAGCGGATTTAAAGGCTTTTTGTGGTCAGCATGAAGGCATTGTCTGTACCTCATCAAATGCAGGTAAAATTCTTGAATGGAGTTTTTCTAAGCGAAATAAAATATTATTTTTTCCCGATCAGCATTTAGGGCGAACGTCTGCTTATCAAATGGGAATTCCACTGTCTGAAATGGTCGTTTGGGATTTTGATAAACCCCTAGGCGGTTTAACCGCAGACGAGATTAAAAAAGCCAAAATGATTTTATGGAAAGGCTATTGTTCGGTACATCAAGTTTTTCAACCTGAACATATTGATGAATTTTTAATCCGTTATCCTGAAACAAAGGTTATTGCTCATCCTGAAGCCTGTTTTGACGTGTGTCAAAAAGCGGATTATATCGGGTCAACTGAGACTATATTAAAAATTGTTCGTGAGGCCCCTGCAAACAGCCGTTGGCTGGTGGCGACCGAGTTAAATTTAGTTAATCGGCTGCATAATGAGTGTAAAGCAGAGGGGAAAAATGTTCATTTTATGTCAACAACGTTAAGCATGTGTTCAACGATGTTTAGAACCGACCCCCCTCATTTGTTGTGGGTTTTAGAAAATCTAGTGAAAGGCGTTGTGGTGAATCAAATTAAAGTTGATCCACAACAAGCTAAATTAGCAAAAAAAGCATTGAATAACATGCTATCGATACTATAA